A DNA window from Robbsia sp. KACC 23696 contains the following coding sequences:
- a CDS encoding CMD domain protein, with product MQITGEQIAHMQHDVIDTMLGPDRAANVAPLRERRGMARINAQQSYDALFGIAPLATVRFSVDERFALALFISHLHRQDDASRFYRAALEAAQAALGARPESNRCATADTDFARLVCALGDDAACQGPYGNFPPGALSIEDRPGPVWAVDGRRRAQLGARLAAAFDHAHLLVYHPRDASASALQSLLDSGWSSDDVIVLSQMVAFLTFQIRIVHGLSVLAAMRTDTVCAEALA from the coding sequence ATGCAGATTACAGGCGAGCAGATCGCACACATGCAGCATGATGTCATCGATACGATGCTGGGCCCTGACCGGGCGGCCAACGTCGCGCCCTTACGCGAGCGACGCGGGATGGCGAGAATCAATGCGCAACAAAGCTATGACGCGCTTTTTGGTATCGCCCCCCTTGCGACGGTCCGGTTCAGCGTGGACGAACGCTTTGCGCTGGCCCTGTTTATCAGCCATTTGCATCGGCAGGACGATGCCAGCCGATTCTATCGCGCGGCACTCGAGGCAGCGCAGGCAGCGCTCGGAGCGCGGCCCGAAAGCAATCGCTGCGCGACTGCCGACACCGACTTTGCGAGATTGGTCTGCGCCTTGGGTGACGATGCCGCATGCCAGGGACCGTACGGCAATTTTCCGCCCGGCGCCTTGTCCATCGAGGACCGGCCAGGCCCCGTCTGGGCCGTCGACGGCCGACGCCGTGCACAACTCGGCGCACGATTGGCCGCGGCGTTCGACCATGCGCACCTGCTGGTCTACCATCCGAGAGATGCATCCGCGAGCGCGCTACAGTCGCTGCTGGACAGCGGTTGGTCGAGCGACGATGTGATCGTGCTCAGTCAGATGGTCGCGTTTCTGACGTTTCAGATTCGGATCGTCCACGGCTTGTCGGTCCTGGCCGCCATGCGGACTGACACCGTGTGCGCGGAGGCACTGGCATGA
- a CDS encoding ABC transporter permease, whose amino-acid sequence MSLTPSSIRASSPEAGNGIPSASAPSRGRGYRVLWRVLIALIYLFLLSPLIVVFIISFDTRPYLSFPPAGFTLGSYRALVHNAAFVHGFTVSLIVGAIVAVLSTALGTLSALALARFDFRGKALLSWIFISPLLVPHIVLGMALMLVLAPLYLTDTYTGLVIAHLGITLPYVIRTVSMSLMTMNKQCEEAASVLGAHPLTVFRRVTLPLIWPGLAAGAVIAFLISFDEAVIALFVVGANASTLPVEIFRYVEYKTDPQVAALSVVLILLSLIFVVFIERTAGLRKSLQ is encoded by the coding sequence ATGTCCCTCACACCCTCCTCGATACGCGCCTCGTCGCCCGAAGCCGGCAACGGTATTCCGTCGGCATCGGCGCCGAGCCGTGGACGCGGCTATCGCGTCCTGTGGCGCGTGCTGATCGCGCTGATCTATTTGTTTTTGCTGAGCCCGTTGATCGTGGTGTTCATCATCTCGTTCGACACGCGGCCTTATCTGTCGTTTCCGCCGGCCGGCTTCACGCTCGGTTCCTATCGCGCGCTGGTACACAACGCGGCTTTCGTGCACGGCTTTACGGTGAGCCTGATCGTCGGCGCCATCGTCGCCGTTTTGTCCACCGCGCTCGGCACCTTGAGCGCGCTGGCGCTCGCACGCTTCGATTTCCGCGGCAAGGCGTTGCTGTCGTGGATATTCATTTCGCCGCTGCTGGTGCCGCACATCGTTCTGGGCATGGCCTTGATGCTGGTGCTCGCGCCGCTCTATCTGACGGACACGTACACCGGGCTGGTCATTGCCCATCTGGGGATCACCTTGCCATATGTGATCCGGACCGTGTCGATGAGCCTGATGACGATGAACAAGCAATGCGAAGAAGCCGCCAGCGTGCTGGGCGCCCATCCGCTGACGGTCTTCCGACGGGTGACCTTGCCGTTGATCTGGCCGGGACTGGCCGCAGGCGCCGTGATCGCCTTCCTGATCTCCTTCGATGAGGCAGTGATTGCCCTGTTCGTCGTCGGCGCCAATGCGAGCACGCTGCCCGTCGAGATCTTTCGCTATGTCGAGTACAAGACGGATCCGCAAGTCGCGGCGCTGTCGGTCGTCCTCATTCTGTTGTCGCTGATCTTTGTCGTCTTTATCGAGCGCACCGCAGGCTTGCGCAAATCGCTACAGTAA
- a CDS encoding alkylhydroperoxidase domain protein, whose product MTEHVLRYNDSTHPSGFTLAIVPWLPWLAPLDVAALNETQWAALVDPARAKSAYFRLLVRAPAILAARTKTDKDIFYNPDGGLPRAERELAATAVSRFNGCVYCASVHARFAIAHAKREDDLMRLLEGGVDVDIDARWNAIIAASVALTETPSSFGAPHIRQLQRVGLDDLAIADVINGAAFFNWANRLMLSLGEPVEPAPQPS is encoded by the coding sequence ATGACCGAGCACGTTCTGCGATATAACGACAGCACGCATCCGTCCGGCTTCACGCTTGCCATCGTGCCCTGGTTGCCCTGGTTGGCACCGCTGGACGTCGCGGCATTAAACGAGACCCAATGGGCGGCATTGGTCGATCCGGCCCGTGCAAAATCGGCTTACTTCCGCCTGCTGGTACGCGCGCCGGCGATTCTCGCAGCACGCACGAAGACCGACAAGGACATCTTCTACAATCCGGACGGCGGCCTGCCGCGTGCCGAGCGCGAACTGGCCGCCACCGCGGTCTCGCGATTTAATGGCTGCGTCTACTGCGCCTCCGTGCATGCCCGTTTCGCCATCGCGCATGCGAAGCGTGAAGACGATTTGATGCGTCTGCTGGAAGGGGGCGTCGATGTCGATATCGATGCCCGCTGGAATGCCATCATCGCGGCGTCGGTGGCACTGACGGAAACCCCCTCGTCGTTCGGTGCGCCGCATATCCGACAATTGCAGCGTGTGGGCCTCGACGACCTGGCGATCGCCGATGTCATCAACGGGGCCGCTTTCTTCAATTGGGCGAATCGCTTGATGCTATCGCTGGGAGAGCCGGTCGAGCCGGCACCTCAGCCATCCTAA
- a CDS encoding NAD(P)/FAD-dependent oxidoreductase: MTSLTPSDEIGATLAADACGLPALEARLAEDLSRLELPAKHWVVPYEHDGQTVLDVAIIGGGMAGLAAATSIHHLGMRATIFDRAPEGFEGPWATTARMETLRSPKQLIGPALGLPSLTFRAWYEAQFGLAAWAALDKIPRLQWMDYLRWYRRVMAVDIRNQHTVEAIVPRDDGLVALTIRAPSAGQADAMGAASHTTIVYARHVVLATGRDGLGGPSLPPFVAALPRDKWAHSSDEMNYETLRGQRVAVVGAGASTMDGAATALEAGAASVDILIRRGDFQRINKSKGAGNPGLTNGHRTLPDDWKWKIRHYINATRPPPPRGSTMRVSRHPNAFFNFNCPIRSVAHRRDGTLLIDTAQGHFVVDFLIVATGFKVDWASRPEFAAFAPHIKMWRDRFEPADGDADPELATAPDLGDGFEFLEKTPGACPGLSRIHCFCSPAMLSHGAISGDIPAISAGAQRLSRALAATLYGEDIPAYYAAMQAYDDPELLGDEWVPATGRAVRGA; encoded by the coding sequence ATGACTTCCTTGACACCCTCCGACGAAATCGGCGCGACTCTCGCTGCGGATGCCTGTGGTCTTCCCGCGTTGGAGGCACGCTTGGCCGAAGATCTATCGCGGCTCGAATTGCCGGCCAAGCACTGGGTCGTGCCGTACGAGCATGATGGCCAGACGGTACTCGATGTCGCGATCATCGGCGGCGGCATGGCCGGCCTGGCCGCGGCAACGTCGATTCACCATCTCGGCATGCGTGCGACGATCTTCGATCGGGCACCGGAAGGCTTCGAAGGCCCCTGGGCAACGACCGCCCGAATGGAAACGCTGCGTTCGCCGAAGCAGTTGATCGGACCGGCCTTGGGTCTGCCGTCGCTGACCTTCCGCGCCTGGTACGAAGCCCAATTCGGCCTGGCGGCATGGGCAGCGCTCGACAAAATTCCCCGTCTTCAATGGATGGACTATTTGCGCTGGTATCGGCGCGTGATGGCCGTCGATATCCGTAATCAACATACGGTGGAAGCCATCGTTCCCCGCGACGACGGCCTCGTTGCCTTAACGATCCGTGCACCGTCAGCGGGTCAGGCCGATGCGATGGGCGCCGCCAGCCACACCACTATCGTCTATGCCCGTCACGTCGTTCTCGCGACGGGACGCGACGGCCTGGGCGGCCCGTCGCTGCCGCCGTTCGTGGCCGCCCTGCCGCGCGATAAATGGGCTCACTCGTCGGACGAGATGAATTATGAGACGCTGCGCGGTCAGCGCGTTGCCGTCGTCGGTGCCGGCGCCTCGACGATGGACGGTGCCGCGACGGCGCTCGAAGCGGGCGCCGCCAGCGTCGACATTTTGATCCGACGAGGCGATTTCCAACGCATCAATAAGAGCAAGGGCGCCGGGAATCCGGGGCTGACAAACGGTCATCGCACCTTGCCGGATGACTGGAAGTGGAAAATCCGGCACTACATCAATGCGACCCGCCCGCCGCCACCCCGTGGCAGCACGATGCGGGTGTCGCGACATCCGAATGCCTTCTTCAACTTCAACTGTCCGATCCGCAGTGTTGCGCACCGTCGTGACGGCACCTTGCTAATCGATACCGCACAAGGCCATTTCGTCGTCGATTTCCTGATTGTCGCCACCGGCTTCAAAGTCGATTGGGCCAGCCGCCCGGAGTTCGCTGCCTTTGCTCCGCATATCAAAATGTGGCGCGACCGTTTCGAACCGGCCGATGGCGACGCCGACCCCGAACTGGCGACGGCGCCGGACCTGGGCGACGGTTTCGAGTTTCTCGAAAAAACGCCCGGCGCCTGCCCGGGTCTGTCGCGCATTCACTGCTTCTGCTCGCCCGCGATGTTGAGTCACGGCGCCATCTCGGGCGATATTCCGGCGATCAGTGCCGGCGCGCAACGCCTGTCGCGCGCGCTGGCTGCCACGTTGTACGGCGAGGACATCCCTGCCTACTACGCGGCGATGCAGGCGTACGACGATCCCGAATTGCTCGGCGACGAATGGGTGCCGGCGACGGGACGAGCAGTGCGGGGCGCCTGA
- a CDS encoding ABC transporter permease — protein sequence MTHPSDPSLARASTAQIGTVARPKAPWTFARLAPFALLTPGLLALLLTFGLPIAWLVVTSITVSDSAPPDTHALSAYKTIFSDKYYWGVLGATLKLGFLCAVMTVILSYPLAMFLARTTSRWRGVLVALAISPLLTSMIVRTYGWMVLLNDNGVINGTLRALHLIDRPLPIANNFFAAAIAITEILMPYAVLAMMSGFGRISRELEHAAAVLGASPVKVFLRVILPLSLPGVATAALLVFVLSVSSFVTPQLMGGGRVFVLATEVFSEATVTLNWQLAAALSMVLLVIFGVLISLYQRAIKALEY from the coding sequence ATGACGCACCCCTCCGATCCTTCCCTCGCCAGGGCATCCACCGCGCAAATCGGCACTGTCGCGCGCCCGAAAGCGCCCTGGACGTTTGCACGGCTCGCACCGTTTGCGCTGCTGACGCCGGGCCTGCTCGCCCTGCTGCTGACATTCGGCCTACCGATTGCCTGGCTCGTCGTGACGTCGATCACGGTATCCGATAGCGCGCCCCCGGACACGCACGCCCTTAGCGCCTATAAAACGATTTTCAGCGACAAATATTACTGGGGCGTGTTGGGCGCGACGCTCAAGCTCGGTTTTCTCTGCGCGGTGATGACGGTGATCCTGTCCTATCCGCTCGCGATGTTTCTGGCCCGTACGACATCGCGCTGGCGCGGCGTTCTTGTCGCCTTGGCCATATCGCCGTTGCTGACATCGATGATCGTCCGTACCTATGGCTGGATGGTCCTGTTGAACGACAACGGCGTGATCAATGGCACGCTGCGCGCCTTGCATCTGATCGATCGTCCGCTGCCGATCGCGAATAACTTCTTTGCCGCCGCGATCGCCATCACCGAAATCCTGATGCCCTATGCAGTCTTGGCAATGATGAGCGGCTTCGGCCGCATCAGCCGGGAACTCGAGCATGCGGCGGCCGTCTTGGGCGCCAGCCCTGTAAAAGTCTTCCTGCGGGTCATTTTGCCGCTAAGTCTGCCGGGCGTTGCCACGGCGGCGCTGCTCGTCTTCGTGCTGTCGGTCAGTTCGTTCGTCACCCCGCAGTTGATGGGCGGTGGGCGCGTTTTCGTGCTGGCCACCGAGGTGTTCAGTGAAGCCACCGTGACGCTGAACTGGCAATTGGCAGCCGCCTTGTCCATGGTGCTGCTGGTGATCTTCGGTGTGTTGATCTCGCTCTATCAGCGCGCGATCAAAGCGCTCGAATATTGA
- a CDS encoding sugar dehydrogenase complex small subunit yields MKTPDTSPWPPALRSRRRFLMTSAAAAAAGALSVPARYLFGGDSAVAAEPSGDTDALPSTDFLQLSQFLTGKPQLDRTLAAAIEAAFNETQAGFADRVAQTNHFIAANKAEARTIQSVLDTVKDPLADVPRKVMTAWYLGTVGTGKNARAVAYEQALMYPPIADVVVMPTFARGIPGYWADPPAVLLHAAPDAVRPR; encoded by the coding sequence ATGAAAACTCCTGATACCTCCCCGTGGCCGCCCGCACTTCGATCGCGTCGCCGCTTTCTCATGACGTCCGCCGCAGCGGCCGCGGCCGGCGCCTTATCCGTGCCCGCACGCTATCTCTTCGGTGGCGATAGCGCCGTCGCCGCGGAGCCGAGCGGTGACACCGACGCCTTGCCCTCGACGGACTTTCTGCAGCTCTCGCAGTTTCTGACGGGCAAGCCGCAACTGGATCGCACGCTCGCCGCGGCGATCGAGGCGGCCTTCAACGAAACGCAAGCGGGCTTCGCCGATCGCGTCGCGCAAACAAACCACTTCATCGCAGCGAACAAGGCCGAGGCCCGCACGATTCAAAGCGTGCTGGACACCGTCAAGGACCCGCTCGCGGATGTGCCCCGAAAGGTCATGACCGCGTGGTATCTCGGTACCGTCGGCACCGGGAAAAATGCCCGCGCCGTGGCCTACGAACAGGCCCTGATGTATCCGCCTATCGCCGACGTCGTCGTCATGCCGACGTTCGCACGCGGCATCCCCGGCTATTGGGCCGACCCGCCCGCCGTCCTGCTGCATGCCGCGCCGGACGCCGTCCGCCCTCGCTGA
- a CDS encoding extracellular solute-binding protein, with amino-acid sequence MTQPFTAPRAVARLAAPLLALALFGGLTAQAAAADVTLNITGFYGIFQDRFTSTVIQPYEKAHPGIHIVYRPVKNSAEAMASLRLQRNRPMLDIAIVDISVATLANREKLFGPLSDTLVPNLQQIAPWGRFPGNYGAALTHDNLALIYNTQQVKTPLTSWKDIWQPTYKGKLGFPIADTRGVCLIPILSKMDGADYKKTIEPAIADLKRLAPSVQTWDPQPAVYEAVQSGSIAIGLGYNARGQYLHDQSGGVVAVALPKEGSVAQINTINLVGNSTHNAEAQAFINYALSADSQAAFAKASFYGPTNTTVKLDPALEARVNGSAEAAKNLIPVDWAWVTDRYTPWITRIKREVISQ; translated from the coding sequence ATGACTCAGCCATTTACCGCACCGCGTGCCGTCGCACGTTTGGCGGCCCCGTTGCTTGCACTCGCCCTGTTCGGTGGTTTGACCGCACAGGCCGCGGCAGCCGATGTGACATTGAACATCACCGGGTTCTACGGCATCTTCCAGGACCGATTTACTTCGACGGTCATTCAACCGTATGAGAAGGCGCATCCCGGCATTCATATCGTCTATCGGCCGGTAAAAAATTCGGCTGAAGCCATGGCGTCGCTGCGCTTGCAACGCAATCGCCCGATGCTGGATATCGCGATCGTCGACATCTCCGTGGCGACGCTTGCAAACCGTGAAAAACTGTTCGGCCCGTTGAGCGATACCCTGGTGCCGAACTTGCAACAGATCGCGCCGTGGGGACGGTTCCCGGGCAATTACGGGGCGGCGCTGACGCATGACAATCTGGCGCTCATCTACAACACGCAACAGGTCAAGACGCCGCTGACCAGCTGGAAGGACATCTGGCAGCCGACCTATAAAGGCAAGCTGGGCTTTCCCATTGCAGATACCCGTGGCGTCTGCTTGATCCCGATTCTTTCTAAGATGGACGGCGCCGATTACAAGAAGACGATCGAGCCGGCCATTGCCGATTTGAAGCGCCTGGCGCCTTCCGTACAGACTTGGGATCCGCAGCCGGCCGTGTATGAAGCGGTACAATCGGGCTCGATCGCCATCGGTCTCGGATACAACGCGCGCGGCCAATACCTGCATGACCAATCGGGCGGCGTAGTCGCGGTGGCGTTGCCGAAGGAAGGCTCGGTCGCGCAGATCAATACGATCAATCTGGTCGGCAATTCCACGCACAATGCCGAAGCGCAGGCATTCATCAACTATGCGTTGAGCGCGGATTCGCAGGCGGCGTTTGCCAAAGCGAGCTTCTACGGTCCGACGAATACGACCGTCAAGCTGGATCCGGCGTTGGAAGCGCGGGTCAACGGCAGCGCCGAAGCCGCTAAAAACCTGATCCCGGTGGACTGGGCCTGGGTCACGGATCGCTACACGCCCTGGATCACCCGAATCAAGCGGGAAGTGATCTCGCAATAA
- a CDS encoding membrane dipeptidase, giving the protein MSNASDVYKNAIVFDGLNICNWSRDIFESWHKGGFTGVSATCGLWENFRDSIHNVIAWNKHFEDNSDLILQIRSTEDIRRAKREGKTGVLLSWQNTSGIEDRADFLQIFRDLGVLKMQLTYNTQNYSGAGYLELKDGGLTGFGREVVDEMARVGIVCDLSHVGPQTSADVIEYAKAPPCFSHVLPAGMKDHKRNKSDELVKACGARGGIIGLSQFGPFMQHGNDSTIDHYVEAIDYMIDLAGEDNVGLGTDASEGHARPSTFMEWCNHDKGYARQLTPFGHDKVVKPLGPLAERPPLAEAMSRAGWSDEKMIKVLGENWMRYLKQIWGA; this is encoded by the coding sequence ATGTCAAACGCATCCGACGTCTACAAGAACGCCATCGTCTTCGACGGCCTGAACATCTGCAACTGGTCACGGGACATCTTCGAATCCTGGCACAAGGGCGGCTTCACCGGCGTCTCCGCGACCTGTGGTCTGTGGGAAAACTTCCGCGATTCGATTCATAACGTCATCGCGTGGAACAAGCATTTCGAAGACAACAGCGATCTGATTCTGCAGATTCGCAGCACCGAAGACATTCGTCGCGCCAAACGCGAAGGCAAGACGGGCGTGTTGCTCTCTTGGCAAAATACGTCGGGCATCGAAGACCGCGCCGATTTCCTGCAAATTTTCCGCGACCTCGGCGTCCTGAAAATGCAATTGACGTACAACACGCAAAACTATTCGGGCGCCGGCTATCTCGAATTGAAGGACGGCGGCCTGACCGGCTTCGGCCGCGAGGTCGTCGACGAGATGGCACGTGTCGGTATCGTTTGCGACCTGTCGCACGTCGGACCGCAGACCTCGGCCGACGTCATCGAATACGCGAAAGCCCCGCCGTGTTTTTCCCATGTGCTGCCGGCCGGCATGAAGGATCACAAGCGCAACAAGTCGGACGAGCTGGTAAAGGCATGCGGCGCACGAGGCGGCATCATCGGCCTGTCGCAATTCGGGCCCTTCATGCAGCACGGCAACGACTCGACGATCGATCACTATGTCGAAGCGATCGATTACATGATCGACCTCGCGGGCGAGGACAATGTCGGTCTGGGCACCGATGCATCGGAAGGCCATGCGCGTCCCAGCACCTTCATGGAATGGTGCAACCACGATAAGGGCTATGCCCGTCAGTTGACGCCGTTCGGGCATGACAAGGTCGTCAAGCCGCTCGGGCCGCTGGCCGAACGGCCGCCGCTGGCCGAGGCAATGTCGCGCGCCGGCTGGTCCGACGAAAAAATGATCAAGGTTCTCGGCGAAAACTGGATGCGCTACTTGAAGCAGATTTGGGGCGCATAA
- a CDS encoding M81 family metallopeptidase, whose product MRVAVTQCFHEANAFAPLPITIDDFKRRHYLSGDAVRTRFSTDRDWLTGILDGLDAAGAETAIGLCAGCLPGGVVERASFDAILAHMCAEMRAIVAAGAPDLLMLALHGALVVEGVDEPESDIAAAMRAIVGPDVVIAITLDFHANVNPRLPDYAQIIVVGQDYPHVDTYARGRKAVELALRAQDASLQTFVFPLPLVVPLPSQSTVADEPGAHLLRAVSEIERTHGVPDIAVAGGFAYGNADYMGMSVLIVSASHSAAAAAFRDVATIVSTLRASFLKPIRPLETGWADVLDAAARGRVVIADVADGPGAGGTGDEVALLRQLIDHPVPDVRFVSGFHVDPTVALAAAEVGVGNTARFTFGTTRQYARNPVLSVEARVLKSGDISYCNTGPMMQGARLDGGLGAVLAVPNGIVVVTTERIQAYDVNAFISQGIDLTEMGVIALKTSAHFRASYTPLATGGIVLLDGGGWSSPDLSVYAFDRAIAPRLPFVPMDERAWQTAIDVAATRLPAARLYDGAAPR is encoded by the coding sequence ATGCGCGTCGCCGTTACGCAATGCTTTCATGAAGCGAATGCTTTTGCACCGTTGCCGATCACCATCGACGACTTCAAACGTCGCCACTATCTGAGCGGCGATGCCGTTCGGACGCGCTTCAGTACCGATCGCGACTGGCTCACCGGCATCCTCGACGGCCTCGACGCAGCCGGTGCGGAGACGGCGATCGGCCTGTGTGCCGGCTGCTTGCCAGGAGGCGTTGTCGAGCGCGCCAGCTTCGATGCGATACTGGCGCATATGTGCGCGGAGATGCGTGCCATCGTCGCGGCGGGCGCGCCCGATCTGCTGATGCTGGCTTTGCATGGCGCACTGGTCGTCGAAGGCGTCGACGAGCCTGAATCCGATATCGCCGCAGCCATGCGCGCCATCGTCGGGCCCGACGTCGTCATCGCGATCACGCTCGACTTCCATGCGAATGTGAATCCGCGCCTTCCCGACTACGCGCAGATCATCGTCGTCGGACAGGATTATCCGCACGTCGATACCTATGCGCGGGGGCGCAAGGCCGTCGAGTTGGCGCTACGTGCGCAAGACGCGTCCTTGCAGACGTTTGTCTTTCCCTTGCCATTGGTGGTGCCCTTGCCGAGCCAATCGACGGTCGCCGATGAACCGGGCGCGCACCTCTTGCGTGCCGTATCGGAAATCGAACGCACGCATGGTGTGCCGGATATCGCCGTCGCCGGCGGCTTTGCCTATGGCAACGCCGATTACATGGGGATGAGCGTGCTGATCGTGTCGGCTTCGCATTCAGCGGCAGCAGCGGCCTTTCGCGACGTCGCGACAATCGTGTCGACGCTGCGCGCGTCCTTTTTAAAGCCGATCCGGCCGCTCGAGACGGGCTGGGCCGATGTCCTCGACGCGGCCGCACGCGGACGCGTCGTTATCGCCGATGTGGCCGACGGCCCGGGCGCCGGCGGCACCGGTGACGAGGTGGCGCTGCTGCGCCAGTTGATCGACCATCCGGTGCCTGACGTCCGCTTCGTTTCCGGATTTCACGTCGATCCCACGGTGGCGTTAGCGGCCGCGGAGGTCGGCGTCGGCAACACGGCACGCTTCACATTCGGCACGACCCGACAATATGCGCGCAATCCGGTGTTGTCCGTCGAGGCGCGCGTGCTGAAAAGTGGCGACATCAGCTACTGCAACACCGGGCCGATGATGCAAGGTGCGCGGCTCGACGGCGGACTCGGTGCGGTCCTGGCGGTTCCGAACGGCATCGTCGTCGTCACGACCGAGCGCATACAGGCCTATGACGTGAACGCTTTTATCAGTCAAGGCATCGATTTGACGGAGATGGGCGTCATCGCACTGAAAACGTCGGCACATTTCCGCGCATCCTATACGCCCTTGGCGACAGGCGGTATTGTCCTGCTGGATGGGGGCGGATGGTCGTCACCCGATTTATCGGTCTATGCCTTCGACCGCGCGATCGCGCCGCGATTGCCCTTCGTTCCGATGGACGAACGTGCATGGCAGACGGCCATCGACGTCGCGGCAACGCGACTGCCCGCTGCGCGTCTTTACGACGGCGCGGCGCCGCGCTAA
- a CDS encoding porin: MKKTLIAAAIALPTASFMLPSSAFAQSSVTLYGVLDTNISYVNHVADGANRSSSKIAMGSGGEWGSRFGFRGTEDLGGGMKAIFVLEQGINTNDGSAATSSLAFGRLSYVGLESQYGTVTLGRMYSAQFDTIAQFFPQTRAPEYEPYAQTMSIYVNNAIKYDLRTHGFKIIASASLGGVAGNFRANAAYSGGVTYTYGPFAIAASADQTNTAANTVAPVGSVGKQLRFNTGVKYQLGKATLFAGYKWGRTDLASGVTMQRDAMYWTGVEYRATPSIVGVLGYYYQDLRLLNGANPANPQQVTLRGSYFLSKSTDLYAAVTHNWHSAINFAAVSTLAPGDSNQTGIAIGIRHLF, encoded by the coding sequence ATGAAAAAAACCCTTATCGCTGCCGCGATCGCGCTGCCCACGGCAAGCTTCATGCTGCCGTCCAGCGCTTTCGCGCAAAGTTCGGTCACCCTGTACGGTGTACTCGATACCAATATCTCGTATGTCAATCACGTCGCCGACGGCGCGAATCGCTCGTCGTCGAAAATTGCTATGGGCAGCGGTGGCGAATGGGGTTCACGCTTCGGCTTCCGTGGCACCGAGGATCTGGGCGGCGGCATGAAAGCGATATTCGTCCTGGAACAAGGCATCAATACTAACGACGGCAGCGCCGCCACCAGTAGCCTGGCCTTCGGTCGCCTGTCCTACGTGGGCCTGGAATCGCAGTATGGCACCGTCACCCTGGGCCGCATGTACAGCGCGCAGTTCGATACGATCGCGCAGTTCTTCCCGCAAACACGGGCGCCGGAATACGAGCCGTACGCGCAGACCATGTCGATCTACGTGAACAACGCGATCAAATACGATCTGCGTACGCACGGCTTCAAGATCATCGCCTCGGCGTCTTTAGGCGGCGTGGCAGGCAACTTCCGCGCTAATGCGGCCTATTCCGGTGGCGTCACCTACACCTACGGTCCCTTCGCCATCGCGGCCTCGGCAGATCAGACCAACACGGCGGCCAATACTGTCGCACCCGTCGGCTCGGTAGGCAAGCAACTCCGCTTCAATACCGGCGTCAAGTATCAACTCGGAAAGGCGACGTTGTTTGCCGGCTATAAGTGGGGACGTACCGATCTCGCCAGCGGCGTGACGATGCAACGCGATGCAATGTACTGGACCGGGGTCGAGTACCGTGCCACGCCTTCGATCGTCGGCGTACTCGGCTATTACTATCAGGATCTCCGTCTGCTGAATGGCGCCAATCCCGCCAATCCGCAGCAGGTCACATTGCGCGGCAGCTATTTCCTCAGCAAGAGTACGGACCTTTACGCCGCCGTCACGCACAACTGGCATTCGGCCATCAATTTCGCGGCGGTGTCGACGCTCGCGCCCGGTGACAGCAATCAAACCGGTATCGCCATCGGCATCCGCCACTTGTTCTAA